The DNA segment ACTTATGGCAGCGGATGGGTTTCGGTAAAAAACTCCAATCATTTTGGTATAGCAGGCTACCATGCTTTAATGGCAGTAGAACAGGACATGATCGGTATCAGCATGACCAATGCCAGTCCGCTTGTGGCCCCTACCTATACTACAGAACGCCTGCTGGGCACCAACCCCATGTGCTATGCTTTTCCTGCCGGCAAATATCCACCGGTTGTGGTAGATATGGCTACTGCTGCAGCTGCAAACGGAAAACTGGAAATTGCACAAAGGGCAAATACAGCAATACCGGAAGGCTGGGTACAGGATGCAGCAGGAAAAACATCAGTAAACCCACACGAACTTAAAGCAGGTGGCTCACTCCTGCCCCTGGGCAGCGATAAAGATCATGGCAGTCATAAGGGCTATGGCCTGGGTGCAACGGTTGACATTTTATCTGCAGTGCTTTCAGGTGCCAATTATGGCCCCTGGGTGCCCCCTTTTGTAGCTTTTCTTGATCCGCCCAATGATCCTGTTGGCGAAGGCATCGGCCATTTTTTTGGCGCCATGCGTGTAGATGGTTTCAGACCGGCGCAGGATTTTAAAGAGCACCTGGACAACTGGGTTGCACGCTTTAAAAGTGCAGCGCCTATAGACCAGGAGAAACCCGTTATCATTCCCGGTGAACCGGAATATGCTGCGGAAAAGGAGCGCAAAAAAAACGGCATCCCTTTAATAGATGCCGTTGTAGATGATTTAAATGCACTTGCCCTTAAACTGGGCATTGCTGGTTTATCCTGATCTTAATGGATGCCCCTGAGTAACCTGCTCCACCTGATCTTGTGGAAGAATTTGGCGTTGCTATCAAAGCTCATCCAGATAAATAACGCTTTTCCTACAATATGGTCTTCCGGAACAAAGCCCCAATAACGTGAATCCAGGGAGTTGTGCCTGTTATCACCCATCATCCAGTAGTAATCCATTTTAAATGTATAAGTATCGGCAGGCTTTCCGTTGATCAGCCAGCCATTGCCCGATTTTTCCAGTTTATTGCCTTCATAAATGCGGATACTGCGCTCATAAAGTGGCATATTTACACTGTCTAGCTTCACCGTCCACCCTTTTTTAGGGATAACAATTGGCCCAAAGTTATCTACATTCCAGTTTCTGTTTTTATCAAAAGGAAAAATATCTGCTTCACGCTGTCCTTCCGGTTTTGACAGCTCTTTAACAGATTTAACAAAATCAAGTTTCCGCACCTGGTCCATCATCAGTTCAGAACCATTGAAATAACAGGTGGTCGGATCTACGCTGTTGATGTCATTGCTGATGTTAAAACCAATATCTTCGAAAACTGCGGGGTTCACATCAGGCGTTTTAAAGGTCACTTCATAAGAAAACTGTCCTGTAGGTTTCAGTTTTTCAGGTTTCCCGTTCACAGAAACCAGGCCTGCCTTCATGCTTACCGTATCACCGGCTATACCGATGCACCGTTTAATGTAGTTCTCTCTTTTATCGACCGGTCTGCTCACCACCGTATAACGGGTATTGATCTCTTTCCAGCCCTCACTTCTTACCATCTGGTAATAATCAATATCCTGTTGTTCCAGGGCAACCGTATCGCCCTGCGGATAGTTAAAAACAACTACATCATTTCTTTTGATATCAGACAATCCCGGTAACCTGCGGTATTTCCATTGCACCCCGTCCCAGTACGCCTTGGTGCCCGTTAAAGGCATGGTATGATGGGCAAAAGGAAAAGCAACAGGGGTCATAGGTATCCTTGCTCCATAATTTACTTTACTTACAAACAAAAAATCACCGATCAGTAAAGACCTTTCCATGGAACCGGTAGGGATGGTATAAGCTTCTATAAAAAAGACCCTGATGATGGTGGCGGCAACAACGGCAAAAACAATGGCATCCAGCCATTCACGGCTTCTTGTTTTTTTCTTTCTTGGCTTGTCTTCTTTAGTTTTTTGCCAGAATTTCCAACTCATATCTTGTTATTTAAAATTAAATATATCGGCTATGTTATAAAAGCCCTGTTTATTTTGTAACCATTCGGCGGCAACTACTGCACCCAATGCAAAACCTGCACGGTTATGGGCGGTATGCTTCAGTTCTATTTCATCCACTTCCGAACTGTAGAGTACGGTATGTGTACCCGGTACGTTTTCCATCCTGAGCGATTCGATCAGCAATTGCTCTTTTTTCACCACATCGTCAAACTGGGTACCTACCAGTTCATTTACCCACTCGGTCTTTCTGTCCATCTGCTCAATAATCCCTTCAGCAATGGTCATAGCGGTACCGCTTGGTGAGTCCAGCTTCTGGGTATGGTGGATTTCTTCTACCTGTACTTCATAGGCCGGATAGTCGTTCATCAGTTTCGCCATTACTTTATTGATATGGAAAAACAGGTTAACCCCTATGCTAAAGTTTGACCCGTAAAGGAGGGTATTGTTACTGCTCAAACACTCATTTTTTACTTCCTGCAGTTGCCCGTACCAGCCGGTGGTACCAACCACCACTGGCAGGTTGGCATCAAAGCAGGCGTAGATATTGCTCAAAGCTGCATCAGGGGCACTAAAATCGATGGCCACATCGGCCTTCGACAGGTTTTCCCTCGTTAAATCTTCTGTATTGTCAATATTGATCTTCAGGACCACTTCATGGCCCCTTTCCAGGGCAAAGCGCTCAATGATCTGTCCCATTTTACCGTAACCGAGTAAGGCTAATTTCATATATATCTTTTTTAGGTTAAGCAGCTGCCTGCGCAGTTTTCATCCTTCTATTTATTTAAAACGTTAAACTAAGCTTTATTCCGGGAGTAACCGGGTTAAAGCCATATATCGTATTGGTATTGATCAGGTCAGGTGTTACTTTTATCTGGCTTACATCGCCTACATCAAAGTTTGCCAGGCGCGCATCAATATAGGCTTCTACAATATTCAGTAAATATAAGCCTACATAAGAAAAAATAATAACCTGTTTGTTTCGGCGGTAAATATCTTTAGCCTGGGTAAGCCGGTCGGTAGGTGAACTCGCATAAGGGCTTCCCGGTGGCGACTGATTGTTATTTTTTGCTCTATATTCCAGCTCATCTAAAAAGATGTTGTACTTTTTGCTGTTGTCCATATAAGAAATGGTAAGCAGGGTTGCTCCGGTATAAATACCGGCCACTTTTAAGCCCCTGTAAAAAGTAAAGCCATTACGGATCTGGCCCAGTCCCGGCAGCATAGCCGACCTGATTGCAGCCCTGCGGCCGGCAATCTTACCCATGTTTACATAAGGCTTTATAGAATCTCCTCTGGAGGTCTGCAGTACTGTGCTATCCTTTTTTTTTGCCTCTGTTTTTTCCCTGGTTGCAGTCTTTTTGCCGGGCGCAATCTGGGCACTTGTGGTAAGACCAGCAAAAAACAACAGCACCGATAACAGCAGCAACTTATACATTACCAGTCAAGCAGCTCTAAGATCCTGTTCAGGTCGTCGTCGGACATAAAGGGGATTTCTATTGCCCCTTTGCCATTCTCGCCTACCTTCAGCTTCACTTTTGTGGCAAATTTAGAAGCCAGGTCTTTCTGCAGCTTCTGATATTCGGCCGGTACTGATTTGGTTTTAAGCTGGAATTTTGGTTTTACTTCAACGCTGTTGATGCTCCTTACCAGTTCCTCTACTTTTCTAACCGAAAGTCCTTTATCAATAATTTCCTGGTGGATAAAAAGTTGTTTATCGGGCTGTTCTACATTGATCAGTGCACGGGCATGTCCCATAGATATTTTCTGGTCGCGGATAGAGATCTGGATGGCCGGGGGTAATTTCAGCAGGCGCAGGTAATTGGTTACTGTGGTCCGGTTTTTACCTACCCTTTCGCCAAGCTGCTCCTGTTTCAGGTTACATTCGTCCAGCATGCGCTGAAAGCTGAGGGCTACCTCTATCGCATTCAGGTTTTCGCGCTGTATGTTCTCAATCAGCGCCATTTCCAGCATCTGCTGGTCGTTTGCAAGCCGGATGTATGCTGGTATTTGTGTTAAGCCTGCCAGTTTAGAGGCACGCAGTCTGCGCTCACCCGAGATCAGCTGGTAGTGGTTGGCCGACTGCTTTCTAACTGTGATCGGCTGGATCAGTCCCTGCACCTTGATAGACTCCGACAGCTCATTTAAAGCCACCTGATCAAATTCAGTACGCGGCTGGTAAGGATTGGTCTCAATTTCGCTGATATTGATCAGGCCGATCCCGTTGTTACTACTGGTTTCCTGCCTGGTTTCGCTTACCGGGTTAACCCCATTATTTTTAGGTGGATTAGTCGATTCGCTATCATCTAAGAGCGCACTTAATCCTCTGCCTAAACCTGTTTTTCGCTGAAAAGATGTCATTAAAAAATAATTATATAATTGCTGTGGTTACATCCTGCACTTCTTTAACCATTCCGTTTTTACGAACAATCTCGCGTGCAAGGTTCAGATAATTGATGGCCCCTTTGCAATTTGCATCGTGCATAATTACAGAAACACCATAACTTGGTGCTTCACTCAGGCGGGTATTACGTTGAATAATGGTTTCAAAAACCAATTCCTGAAAATGTGTCTTCACTTCTTCAACCACCTGGTTGGACAAGCGCAAACGTACATCATACATGGTCAGCAAAATACCCTCAATTTCCAGTTCAGGATTTAAACGGTTTTGTACAATTTTAATTGTGTTCAGGAGTTTACCCAAACCTTCAAGCGCAAAATATTCGCATTGTACAGGGATGATCACAGAATCTGCAGCTGTAAGTGCATTGATGGTGATGAGGCCCAGGGAAGGAGAACAGTCAATAATGATAAAATCATACTGATCTTTGATCTTTTCCAGTACAGCCTTCATTTTATACTCCCTGTTGTTCAGGTTGATCATCTCAATCTCGGCACCAACCAGGTCTATGTGCGCAGGCAACAGATCCAGGTTAGGAGTCTCTGTTTTTTGTATCGCTTCTGTAGGTTCGATATCGTTAATGATACACTCGTAAATGCTGTTCTTGATATTTCTTGGATCAAAACCAATACCGGAGGTAGAATTTGCCTGAGGATCTGCGTCAACCAATAATGTCCTGTATTCCAGTACGGCTAAACTTGCGGCTAAGTTTATAGATGATGTTGTTTTACCTACACCACCTTTTTGATTTGCCAATGCAATAATTTTACTCATTTATCTTTTTAATAATTTACCAATTATTTAATAAGGCTTTAATTTACGTTGAAGTAAATCTATAAAAAATGCTATTTTTGTAATGATTTAGGCATATTTTAACGATTAGCTAAGATACAAACTAAATGGCAAAATTAGTATTAATGCCATAAGTGTTTTACACATCTTATTAACAATTTATACATGGTAACCATCATATCGGGCACAAACAGGCCGGCAAGTAATACCTTAAAAGTTGCAAAATATTACCAGAAAACATTGGCAGAAAAAGGGTTACAAACCAACCTTTTTAATCTGGAAGACCTGCCGGAAAGCCTGATTGAGTCTGACCTTTATGGAAAAAGAAGTCCGGGTTTTGAGCCCATCCAGCAGCTGGTTACCCAAACCAGCAAATTTCTCTTTATTATACCCGAATACAACGGCAGCTTTCCCGGGGTTCTGAAAACGTTTATAGATGCCTGTAACTTTCCCGAGAGTTTTTATGATAAAAAAGCGGCTTTAGTGGGGCTTTCCTCTGGCAGGTATGGCAACATCAGGGGAATAGATCATTTTGGTGGGGTTTGCAGCTACCTGCATTTACATGTATTGCCCTTAAGGATCCACATTTCTGCCATTAAAACCGAATTTGATGAAAATGGCAACCTGTTTAAAGAAGATACTTTAAAATTTACAGGACAGCAGATGGACAAGTTTATTGCGTTTTAAAGCTCAGCCAGTCAATCCCTTCATTGCCAAACACAAAAGATCCCGGATGCAGCATTTCTGCAATGTCTTCCAGTAATGCTACCAGGTCCCTGGCATCGTCAAAATCCAGGTCAAGCCCGTTCATCAGGTAAACCTGGTTATAAGCCACAGCAGGCCATGTATTTTGCAGTAGTGCAGGTACAATACCCATCAGTTCCAGCATGGTGCGCCCCTTTTCCATATAGATGACCACTTTTGCGGTATCGGTAAAATCGTGCAGCAGCCCCCCGGCATCTACAATCACTTCTTCCAGCGCATAATTTAATTTGTTATGTGTATCCAGACAGGCTACAGGTACCTTTTCCATAAACTTTATTTTATGCTGGATTATATCTACCCTTTCCTGAAGATCTTCTCTTAAAGTCTCATCTTTAACTTTATTTATAACCGCATTTAAAAAAGACATATAGATTTATTTATTACTTTGTACAAAATTACTATTCCTGAACTGATGCGCCGTATTCTAAGCAATATTTTTTCTTTGCTGCTCATTTTAACTTTTGCAGCATGTAAAAACCAATCTTCCAATGCAGAAAAAAAGGTTTTTAGCATGAACCTTGATCAAAATGTGACATCCCTTGATCCCGCTTTTGCGCGCAACCAGAATGCCATCTGGATGATCAACCAGATTTTTAACGGACTGGTACAGATTGACAGTTCCTTAAATACCTTGCCCTGTATTGCTAAAACATGGGAAATTTCGAAAGACGGCTTAACCTACACCTTTCACCTCCGCAATGATGTTTATTTTCATGACGACCCGATTTTTCCGGGTGGCAAAGGCCGTAAAGCTGTTGCAGCAGATTTCAGATACAGCTTTTACAGGCTTATAGACCCAAAAGTGGCTTCATCCGGGGGATGGATCTTCAGCGATAAGGTAAAAGACATCAATAGCTTTATTGCGGTAAATGACACGACTTTCCAGGTAAAACTCATGAAGCCTTTTCCTGCTTTTATGAACCTGCTCACTACGCAGTACTGCTCAGTGGTTCCGAAAGAAATTGTAGAGCATTATGGTAAGGATTTCCGTAGTCACCCTATAGGCACGGGTCCGTTTAAATTCAAGTACTGGAAAGAGGATGAGATACTGGTGATGTTAAAAAACGAACATTACTGGGAAAAAGAAGGCGACCGGCAATTGCCCTACCTGGATGCGGTAAAAGTTACTTTTATTAGCGACAAGCAGAGTGCCTTCATGAATTTCATTAAAAAGGACCTGGATTATTTTGATAAGGTTGATGGCAGCTACCGTGACGATATTTTAACCAAAAGCGGAAAAATGACCAGTAAGTACAAAGGCAAATTCAAGCTCAGAAAAGGCCCTTATCTGTGCACAGAATACGTAGGTATCCTGGTAGACACCTCGAAGGCCATTGCTAAAAATTCGCCCTTAAAATATAAAAAGGTAAGACAGGCCATTAATTATGCGATTGATAAACCCAAGCTGATCAAATATTTAAGGAACAGCATCGGCATGCCGGCCACCTCTGGATTTATCCCGCATGGCATGCCTGGTTTTGACAGTACAGCGGTTAAAGGTTACCATTACGAACCGCAAAAAGCAGCCCGCCTACTGGCCGAAGCTGGTTTCCCGAACGGAAAGGGTATGCCGCAGATTACCCTCAGCACTTCTACCACTTATAAAGACCTGATCGAATTTATTCAGGGGGAGCTAAGTGCCATAGGCATCAATGTAAAGGTTGATGTAAGCCCAAGTGCCAGTCTGCGCGACCTGATCTCAAAAAATGGGGTAAACTTTTTCAGGGGCTCCTGGATTGCCGATTATCCGGATGGCGAGAACTACCTGGCCATGTTCTATTCCAGGAACAAAGTACCGAACGGCCCCAATTATACAGGTTATTTTAACGATGAGTTTGACCGTCTTTTTGAACAGAGCTATTACGAAAGCGACAACCAAAAGCGTTACCTGCTGTATCAGAAAATGGATAGAATGATCGTAGAATATGCCAACGTAGTGCCGATACTCTACGATCAATCGCTTGTGATGACACAGAACAATATCAGTGGCCTGCAGGTGAATGCGTTAAACCTGATGATATTGAAGACTGTCAGGAAGGAAAATTAAGCGGTTATTTTAGTCCGCCACCACCCATTTGCCCAGCACCCTGCTGCTCGTCTTTCTTAAGGTCGTCGTTGTTGATCCCCTTTTTCTTTTTAGACTGGGCATTGTAGTTTATTTTTCCAAAATTATAACTGAAGTTCAACCCAAAGGAACGCAAAGGATAATGGATATCGGTGCGCTGGATAGAATTGGCAGTGGTATTGGTAGTTTTGATGTTCAGATCGCGGTTAATCGGGTTCAGCACATTTAATCCTATCGTAGCTTTTTTCTTCAGGATTTCCTTTTTAACCGCTCCTCCATAAAAATACATCATATCGGTTTTTCCCTGGAAGGTCCGTTTTGGTGCATTCAGCACACCCCATAGCTCGGTGCTCCAGCCACCAGGCAGCGCATAAGCAGAACGGGCAAAAGCAGTATAATTTAAAAAGGTACCGGTATTTATATTGTTCTCTGCATTGTTAATTTCGTAGGTGTTTAGCCCCAGGTTGGCCATTAAGGTCCATTTCGGTTTAGGGTTATAAGAACCGAATACGTTAAAACCGTAAGACTGACTGGTACCCACATTGATATAGGTAGTCAGGTTTTTACTTATGCCATTGTCAACAATTGGCCTTATGGCACTTTCTATTACATTCTGTGTATTGCGGTAAAACATCGAAACGTTAATTACAGAACCTTTTATAAAAGTGGAATAACCCAGCTCTATGTTATCCGAAAGTTCGGGCGACAGCTTCGGGTTTCCTTCCATAGGGTTAAACACATCACTTTCATTTCTGAAGGGATTCAGATAAAACAGGCTGGGTCTTTGCACCCTACGGTTATAACTCAGCTTCAGGGTGGTCATAGCTTTTAAGGTCTGCGAGATCACCATACTAGGAAACAGGTTAAAATAATCGTTGTCAAAATTAAACGTATTACCTGCCAGTCCACCTATTTTGGTATATTCTGCCCTTAAGCCGGCCTTAACCGTAATTTTCTTGCTCAGTTTAAAACCCATCACCCCGTAAGCCGCAGCCACATTCTGGTCATAATCAAAATCCTGTGCCGACTGGTCATAATCGCTGATGATGTTCCTGAAGATCCCCTTTAAACCTGTTTCAAGAGTAGTTGTTTTGCTAAAAGGATAGGTATAATCGGTTTGAAGGGTATACTCATTGTTTTTACCTGTGTTATGGCCAAGTATCACCACATCAGGAATCCCTGCGCTGGTAAATCTGTTGGTAAAATCACTACCATTGCGACCGGTCGACAATTGTGCAGATACGCTAAACTCTTCTCCTTCTTTTTTACTTGTTTTACGGTAGTCTACGTTCCAGTCAAGGTTATTAAAACTCATGTCCATATCCCTGAAATTGGTAGAAGCAATGCCATTTCTCAGGATGTCTGAACTGCCGGGCCCTCCATTAGAGAAACGGTTCATTTTTACCGTGGTACTGAAGTTGTTATAGGCATTCACATCATAATCCAGGCCAAAGCTCCCATTGTAACCTACCCTCGACCATTTGGAATAACCATCCTGTAATACCGTATTGGTAACCCCATCTATAGTGGCACTGTTAAAAGTAACCACCTTTGAATTTTGCGGGTAGGCCTGGTTTAACCCCAGATTTCCATTTACGGATAAACGCCCGGTTTTGGCATTCAAACTAAAGTTTCCATTATTGGAACGCGTACCTACGGTAGTATTTATACTTCCGCTAACTCCTTCGGCGGTTTTCTTTTTGGTAATGATGTTGATGATCCCACCCGAACCTTCAGCATCGTATTTCGCAGAGGGGCTGGTAATCACCTCTACACTTTTGATCTGCTCTGCAGGGATCATTTTTAGCGCATCGGCCACACTATTGGCCATAGTTCCCGATGGCTTACCATTGATCAGTACCCGCACGGAACTTCCCCTCAGCTGCACATTCCCGTTAATATCAACCGAAAGCATTGGAACTTTGCGCATCACATCGGTCGCATCGCCGCCGGCATTGGTAATGTCCTGCTCGGCATTATAGACCAGTTTGTCTACTTTATTTTCTATCAGTGCTTTCTGCCCTGTAATCTCTACTTCCTTTAAATTACCTGCAATAGGGCTGATGTAAATTATCCCTGTATTGTGGTCTGGTTTTTCTGGCGTGGTTTTCACATTCAACGTCCTGGTCTTATAGCCCATAAAGCCGACCGTCAGTTTATATTCGTCGGGTACAACATTTTGCAATACTACCTTTCCTTTCGCATCGGTAACTCCACCGTTAACAGATTTATTGTCCTTCACCTTAATCAGGGAAATACTGGCATAGTCGACAGGCTTTTTAGTCAGAGAATCCATGATTATAGCCGTAATGCGACCGGTAACCGTAGATGTTGTACCGCCGCCCAGTGAAAATTGCGCGCTGGCATTAAAAGCAGTTGCTAAAAATATAAATAGTAAAATGATTGGTTTCTTATAAGTTTTCATACTACAATTAGTTGACGAAAGATAAAGATTGTTACAGCTCATCCGAAAATTCATTATAATGGGAAACTATCCAAACACTTACTGGTGCAGGCCACCGTTTTTAAACAGGTCGTAAGCCGTTTGATAATTGGCCATGGCCTGCTCAATAACCGTTCTGGACAACGGATTGGGTACCTGTTCATTGTTCTCCCGGTGATAAATAAAGGTCTCGGTTTTTTGCTGTGGCCCCAATATAACCAGGCTGTCCTGCTTTAAATATCCCAGCTGTTGGTAGGTACCTAATACAGCACGGGGCTGGTAGCCTGGTTCTAAAACATTCTGTCCATACAGGTTACTCTCGTAATTCCAGCCCAGCAGGTCGAACAAAGTGGGGTACAGGTCTATCTGCGAGCAAAGTTGATCAATTGCTACTTTACCTTTTACCGGCAGGTTCAGTACAATACAGGGAATGTGATATTTACTGATGTCGATCTCATTTTTTCCCGCACTGGCCGCACAATGGTCGGCCACAATAATCACCACTGTATTTTTAAACCACGCCTTCTTCTGCATCTTTTTCAAAAAGTCGCCTATAGCAAAATCTGTATACCGCACTGCAGCCTCCCTGTTCTTCACTTTGGCCTCAATTTTACCATCAGGAAAAGTAAAAGGCCTGTGGTTAGAGGTGGTCATTACAAAATTGTAGAAAGGCTTACCATTCTGGTAATCTTGGTCGGCACCCCTTATCACGGCATCAAAAAGATCGCCATCACATATTCCCCATGCATTTTCAAAGGTTACCTGTTTATCCTGAATGATGGTCCTTTTGGTCAGGTAACTCTCGCCTACCTTAATGTTCCTGCCCCTGTCAGTAATGTCAAAACCATTACTGCCAAAATACTCATTCATGTTATCGAAATAACCATCGCCACCATAATAGAAAGTCCGGGTATAACCTGCCTGTTGAAAAATATAACCAACAGTACACAGGTTCTCATTTTTACTTCGCCTTACAATACTGCTTCCCGGTGTTGGAGGAATAGCAAGCGAGAGGGCTTCCATTCCCCTTACGGTACGGGTGCCCGTTGCAAACATATTGTTAAATACCAGGTTGTGTTGCGACAGCGAATCCAGTACCGGGGTTAAATGCTGTGTATTGCCAAAATGCCCAAGAAAATCTGCACTCAAGCTCTCCACCGTAATCATGATCACATTGGGTTTATACAAAGGTTTGTCACTCTTAACTGTTCTCTTTATCGAATGGCCTGTACTGACAAATGCACTGTGCCGATCCTGCAGCTGTTTTCGCATCAGGGCAAAAGCTTTATCGTCAGGAAGCAAGGCATAAAAATCCTTATAATTAAGTTCATTGTTTTTAAAGGCTGCAAAAATGGAATAGATACCTGCTTTTGAAAGCTCGTTCTGGTAACGATTGGTACCAGATTCTGCAAAAGAATTGCTGAGCACCAGCGGATAAACGATGGTTGCCAGCAATAAAACACCAGATATTGCTATTCTTTGTTTAAATGGCATGGCCGACTGAAAGGTATACCGGAAGACCTTCTTTTTGGTAAACAACCAGAACACCAATACCACCAGCAGCAATATCCCGCTGATCAGTAATGGCAAAGGATACGATTCAATGATGTTATTGATTACTTCGGTAGTGTAGATGAGGTAATCTACAGCAATAAAATTAAACCTGCTCTCAAATTCCTGCCAAAAAGTAAGTTCGGCAAAAAAAGAAAAGAAAGAAATGAGCAAGATGATAAAAAGCCCCGCATAAGTAAGGACCTTATTTGCTATAGAATTGGCCCATTTACCTGGCAGAAAAAGCAGGTACAGGTTATACAAGCCAGTTAAAAACAAACCTACAGCCAGGTCATAAACAAAGCCCAGCAGGTAAATCT comes from the Pedobacter heparinus DSM 2366 genome and includes:
- a CDS encoding LTA synthase family protein is translated as MLNKLFKGRYSSLFSFLLVFIFSSFLIRTVLLFISIGKADFTILGVIQIYLLGFVYDLAVGLFLTGLYNLYLLFLPGKWANSIANKVLTYAGLFIILLISFFSFFAELTFWQEFESRFNFIAVDYLIYTTEVINNIIESYPLPLLISGILLLVVLVFWLFTKKKVFRYTFQSAMPFKQRIAISGVLLLATIVYPLVLSNSFAESGTNRYQNELSKAGIYSIFAAFKNNELNYKDFYALLPDDKAFALMRKQLQDRHSAFVSTGHSIKRTVKSDKPLYKPNVIMITVESLSADFLGHFGNTQHLTPVLDSLSQHNLVFNNMFATGTRTVRGMEALSLAIPPTPGSSIVRRSKNENLCTVGYIFQQAGYTRTFYYGGDGYFDNMNEYFGSNGFDITDRGRNIKVGESYLTKRTIIQDKQVTFENAWGICDGDLFDAVIRGADQDYQNGKPFYNFVMTTSNHRPFTFPDGKIEAKVKNREAAVRYTDFAIGDFLKKMQKKAWFKNTVVIIVADHCAASAGKNEIDISKYHIPCIVLNLPVKGKVAIDQLCSQIDLYPTLFDLLGWNYESNLYGQNVLEPGYQPRAVLGTYQQLGYLKQDSLVILGPQQKTETFIYHRENNEQVPNPLSRTVIEQAMANYQTAYDLFKNGGLHQ
- a CDS encoding TonB-dependent receptor domain-containing protein; its protein translation is MKTYKKPIILLFIFLATAFNASAQFSLGGGTTSTVTGRITAIIMDSLTKKPVDYASISLIKVKDNKSVNGGVTDAKGKVVLQNVVPDEYKLTVGFMGYKTRTLNVKTTPEKPDHNTGIIYISPIAGNLKEVEITGQKALIENKVDKLVYNAEQDITNAGGDATDVMRKVPMLSVDINGNVQLRGSSVRVLINGKPSGTMANSVADALKMIPAEQIKSVEVITSPSAKYDAEGSGGIINIITKKKTAEGVSGSINTTVGTRSNNGNFSLNAKTGRLSVNGNLGLNQAYPQNSKVVTFNSATIDGVTNTVLQDGYSKWSRVGYNGSFGLDYDVNAYNNFSTTVKMNRFSNGGPGSSDILRNGIASTNFRDMDMSFNNLDWNVDYRKTSKKEGEEFSVSAQLSTGRNGSDFTNRFTSAGIPDVVILGHNTGKNNEYTLQTDYTYPFSKTTTLETGLKGIFRNIISDYDQSAQDFDYDQNVAAAYGVMGFKLSKKITVKAGLRAEYTKIGGLAGNTFNFDNDYFNLFPSMVISQTLKAMTTLKLSYNRRVQRPSLFYLNPFRNESDVFNPMEGNPKLSPELSDNIELGYSTFIKGSVINVSMFYRNTQNVIESAIRPIVDNGISKNLTTYINVGTSQSYGFNVFGSYNPKPKWTLMANLGLNTYEINNAENNINTGTFLNYTAFARSAYALPGGWSTELWGVLNAPKRTFQGKTDMMYFYGGAVKKEILKKKATIGLNVLNPINRDLNIKTTNTTANSIQRTDIHYPLRSFGLNFSYNFGKINYNAQSKKKKGINNDDLKKDEQQGAGQMGGGGLK